A window of Cryptomeria japonica chromosome 3, Sugi_1.0, whole genome shotgun sequence contains these coding sequences:
- the LOC131070989 gene encoding calmodulin-like protein 2, whose protein sequence is MESTSLQEMADLNEIRRIYEMVDENADGEVSVSEICSFMNKLRIPISEEDVRIMLSTSLQKDCSALRFEQFVEVYQSILNNKDHKARDESFGVFDENKDGYITSEELQHVLSTMGLIPWSQDLQQCEQMICRFDLDRNGVLDFAEFKIMMSSEPSP, encoded by the coding sequence ATGGAGTCCACATCGTTGCAAGAAATGGCTGATCTTAATGAAATTCGTAGAATTTATGAGATGGTGGATGAAAATGCAGATGGAGAAGTGAGCGTGAGTGAGATATGTAGCTTCATGAACAAGCTTAGAATACCAATCTCAGAAGAAGATGTGAGAATTATGCTCAGCACTTCTCTTCAAAAGGACTGTAGTGCCCTGCGGTTTGAACAATTTGTTGAGGTATATCAATCCATTCTAAACAATAAAGACCATAAAGCGAGAGATGAGTCATTCGGTGTATTTGATGAGAATAAAGATGGATACATAACTTCAGAGGAGCTGCAACATGTCTTGTCCACGATGGGATTGATTCCGTGGAGCCAAGACCTGCAACAGTGCGAGCAAATGATATGCCGATTTGATTTGGACCGCAATGGAGTGTTGGACTTCGCTGAATTCAAAATTATGATGTCTTCTGAACCTTCTCCATGA